A window of Rattus norvegicus strain BN/NHsdMcwi chromosome 14, GRCr8, whole genome shotgun sequence contains these coding sequences:
- the Cckar gene encoding cholecystokinin receptor type A (The RefSeq protein has 1 substitution compared to this genomic sequence), translating to MSHSPARQHLVESSRMDVVDSLLMNGSNITPPCELGLENETLFCLDQPQPSKEWQSALQILLYSIIFLLSVLGNTLVITVLIRNKRMRTVTNIFLLSLAVSDLMLCLFCMPFNLIPNLLKDFIFGSAVCKTTTYFMGTSVSVSTFNLVAISLERYGAICRPLQSRVWQTKSHALKVIAATWCLSFTIMTPYPIYSNLVPFTKNNNQTANMCRFLLPSDAMQQSWQTFLLLILFLLPGIVMVVAYGLISLELYQGIKFDASQKKSAKEKKPSTGSSTRYEDSDGCYLQKSRPPRKLELQQLSSGSGGSRLNRIRSSSSAANLIAKKRVIRMLIVIVVLFFLCWMPIFSANAWRAYDTVSAEKHLSGTPISFILLLSYTSSCVNPIIYCFMNKRFRLGFMATFPCCPNPGPPGVRGEVGEEEDGRTIRALLSRYSYSHMSTSAPPP from the exons atGAGCCATTCACCAGCTCGCCAGCACTTGGTAGAAAGCAGCAGGATGGACGTGGTCGACAGCCTTCTTATGAATGGGAGCAACATCACTCCCCCCTGTGAACTCGGACTGGAAAATGAGACGCTTTTCTGCTTGGATCAACCTCAACCTTCAAAAG AGTGGCAGTCTGCACTGCAGATTCTCCTGTACTCCATCATATTCCTTCTCAGTGTGCTGGGGAACACGCTGGTTATAACGGTGCTGATTCGAAACAAGAGGATGCGGACGGTCACCAACATCTTCCTGCTGTCCCTGGCTGTCAGTGACCTCATGCTCTGCCTCTTCTGCATGCCGTTCAACCTCATCCCCAACCTGCTCAAGGATTTCATCTTCGGAAGTGCCGTGTGCAAGACTACCACCTACTTCATGG GCACTTCCGTGAGCGTTTCCACCTTCAACCTGGTAGCCATCTCTCTGGAGAGATATGGCGCCATCTGCAGACCCCTACAGTCCCGCGTCTGGCAAACAAAGTCCCATGCTTTGAAGGTCATCGCTGCCACCTGGTGCCTCTCCTTTACCATCATGACTCCGTACCCCATTTACAGCAACTTGGTGCCTTTTACTAAAAATAATAACCAGACGGCGAACATGTGCCGCTTCCTGTTGCCAAGTGACGCTATGCAGCAGTCCTG GCAAACATTCCTGCTactcatcctctttcttctccctgggaTTGTGATGGTGGTGGCCTACGGGTTGATCTCTCTGGAACTCTACCAAGGAATCAAATTTGATGCCAGCCAGAAGAAATCTGCTAAAG AGAAGAAGCCGAGCACTGGCAGCAGCACCCGATATGAGGATAGTGATGGCTGTTACTTGCAGAAGTCCCGGCCCCCGAGGAAGCTGGAGCTTCAGCAGCTGTCTAGCGGCAGCGGTGGCAGCAGACTCAACCGGATCAGGAGCAGCAGTTCAGCTGCCAACCTGATAGCCAAGAAGCGCGTGATCCGCATGCTCATTGTCATCGTGGTCCTCTTCTTCCTGTGCTGGATGCCCATCTTCAGCGCCAACGCCTGGCGGGCATATGACACGGTTTCTGCCGAGAAGCACCTCTCAGGGACTCCCATctccttcatcctcctcctctcctacaCCTCCTCCTGTGTTAACCCCATCATCTATTGCTTCATGAACAAACGCTTTCGCCTGGGCTTCATGGCCACCTTCCCTTGTTGCCCGAATCCCGGTCCCCCAGGGGtgagaggagaggtgggagaggaggaggatgggaggacCATAAGGGCATCGCTGTCCAGGTATTCCTACAGCCACATGAGCACCTCTGCTCCACCCCCCTGA